The sequence AGCTTCAAGTTTCAACCTAACAAGATCATACCAAATACAACATCAATCCCTATTTCCATAGGGTTCGATCTCGAACGCTAGAGTATAACAAAAATGTTCTTCACTATAACCGGTTTCCCACAATATTCTTACAATGCTAGTTTCCATTGTACCTTATTTAAACACAGACTATAACATATTTATCAGTTCTTGTAAAAAATTGTGTGTATGAGAGTAAAAGCTACCCGAAGAAATAGAGTAAACGATCCAATCTCATATCCAAAGACTGAATGAACATTGTAATACTTTCTCTgttttcatttcttgatcttccTTTGCTGCTTCTTTGGTCCAGAAACCACTAATCTCCTTACAGAACAACCACACCTGGCTCTGAAAACCAGGACAGCTCTCCCATTAGGCGGTGCCATCTTCTTGAGCTCGGCTTCCAATTCACGGTGATGGACACGAGGCAGCTGAAACATCCCCCTCTTGGCGGcactgctgttgttgttgctggagCTCTTGACGCATTCCTCAGTCTCAAGCTGAATATCAAACTCAACAGCTTTCCTAAGCCCTTTACAATTGGGTTTGCCGCAACGCTGCATAGTACACAAGAGTATAACAAGCCAAGTGGAGAGTGCAGCACAGAAGATGCTCAAAGCTAATGATCCATACACAATAGGGTTCTGCAAAATCTCTTCTTTGACTAAAACAGAGAGATCTGAAAAGAACTCAATAGACTTGAGGGTGATGAGCTTGACGTAAGGGAAGAAGAGGAACCCGCAGGCGGTGATCACGGCGATAAGGATCACGACATCGATCGCAGCGGACTGAGATCCGTCGCAGACAGGGAACTTGGAACAGGTCGGTGAAGAAGTGTGGGATCTGCGAGTGGTTCTTGGCAGCTTAGAGGAGGAGTGAAGAGAGTTGGACATGAtcaatgttgttgttggagattGGTCGACGGAATTGCAGACCGAGATTGAGCTATGGAAATATACCATCTCACTCACTCGATTCCCTCGAGAGAGATAAAGTTACCAACCGATTCAAATCTTCAAAATtggattctttttgttttcttctctaacAAAACTATTTTGGGATTGGGATTGGATGAGAATCGATCTATGAAACTCGATTTGAATCCCAATTCTCGATCCACGatcaaacccagaaatcagATCGAGCAAGCGTAGAGAGAAGAAATATGGAATTCACCTGATCAAACTGACTATTAGAAGAAGCTCTGTTTCGATCAGATCAATCgagcaagtaaaaaaaaatcagattttttttggtagcaAAGCCTGTAAAAACCTAAGAAACCGATCCAATAGAGAGAAAGCTAAATCGAAtcggaaaagaagaaaaaagtttttaaaaagacgAGATTGATGaagctacaacaacaacaacaagaaatttCAACGTATTGAGAGAAACTGAatcgtcgtcttcgtcgtcgtcgtcatgatgaattcaaaattaatctcttttttggtttagagGGTCCAAATCTAATCGGAAAGGGGAATCAATCGTATATTCGTAGCCAAGAGTGACTGACACGCGTTTCTTTTTTAGATAACTCTTTACTACAACACCTCTTCTTATGTCTGATTTCACATGACGTCAtcattatttctttaaaaagaaaaacgtatttttatattttgagccCAAAGCAGAGtaataaaaaccctaactttgaTTGTGATTCTCTTCTACCTCGTTAGACAGCCACtttccctaaaaccctaaaaagctcACCGCTGTTGTTCATTTGGAATCAtatgtaaagaagaagatgggttcgaataagaagaaaaagcaaagcaAGGGTGAAGGATCCGGTGGTGGAGGAGTCGTCGCAGAGGAAGGTAATCAGATGATTAACGATCCAAGGTTTTCGTCGGCGCACACGGATCCTAGATTCCGAAGTATGCCGAGGCGTCAGTCAAAAATAGCTATCGACTCTCGATTCAAGCCTATGTTCTCTGATAAGCGATTTACCACGGCTAATGCTCCCGTCGACAAGCGTGGCAAGCGGAGAAAAGCTGGCAAAGAAAACGATTTGCTTCGTGATTTTTATCgacttgatgaagaagataatgatgataagaagaagaagaagaaggagaaggagaaggaggaggaatcTGGGGATGAGAGTGAGAATGAGATGACTGATCTAAAATCTGAGGCggaatcagaggaagagagTGATACCGACAAAAAGCTAAAGGTAGCGTCTTTGGATGAAGAGTCTGATGAGGAAGCTGACTCTGAAGAGGTATCAGAGgaggaggtagaagaagaagaagatgataccgATGAGGACGATGAAGGTATCTATGAAGACGATGGACCAGAAATTCCGGTATAATTGCTCTACTTTTTGATTCATAGGCCTTGTTGGTTCTTGTTCtcgttttatatataatgaatgaTGTTCTCATGTTGCGAATTTGGTGTTGATGATGGTTTCTAGGAAGAGAACATACCAACTATCCCAGAAGAAACTCCCAGACTTGCTATCGTTAACATGGATTGGAAACATGTCTCTGTAAGTGTTCTTCCTCCTTGATGTATTGTTCCGCACTGGCCTTCTTTCGTGTTTGTATCTTTGATATGGTTATGGAACTAATCTAATGAGTGAGTGGGAATGGATACTAAAGGATTAAGCTTTTTGCTCGATAAATTAgagcttgtttgtttctttccgTTGTTTAGAGTTTAGTGTTCTGTAAGTTTGCAGTTGTGCTTTTGGCTGATATCTTTTATTTGGTACTTAGGCCAAAGACTTGTACGTTGTTTTAAATTCGTTTCTGCCAAAAGATGGGCGCATTTTGTCTGTGGCTGTCTATCCATCTGAGTTTGGACTTCAGCGAATGAAAGAGGAGGAAATTCACGGGCCGGTAATTGATGGATACAAAAAGAGtgaagatggtgatggtgatgatgatgaagatgaagaggaggaagatgaggatGTCATCAATCAGAAGCTACGTGTTTACGAATTAAGTAGATTAAAGTAA comes from Camelina sativa cultivar DH55 chromosome 19, Cs, whole genome shotgun sequence and encodes:
- the LOC104763845 gene encoding uncharacterized protein At5g19025-like, whose product is MVYFHSSISVCNSVDQSPTTTLIMSNSLHSSSKLPRTTRRSHTSSPTCSKFPVCDGSQSAAIDVVILIAVITACGFLFFPYVKLITLKSIEFFSDLSVLVKEEILQNPIVYGSLALSIFCAALSTWLVILLCTMQRCGKPNCKGLRKAVEFDIQLETEECVKSSSNNNSSAAKRGMFQLPRVHHRELEAELKKMAPPNGRAVLVFRARCGCSVRRLVVSGPKKQQRKIKK